DNA from Evansella sp. LMS18:
CATTTCAAGGAACATCATTGCCATATTCATATTATTATTCAGCCGGTCCATCCGCTGAGGGAATGTCTTACCGAAGAAGTATTTCGCTTCCTTCTCCATTACCGAAATTAACCCCGGGTCTCTGCCAAGCTTCCGGTACCAGTATGGCTTATATCTTAAATACTTGTGAAGCTCAGGCTTGCTGCGGATGTACTGAAGAACATCGCTCCTCATCAGCGCACCCCCTCCCCTAGGTTAATCGTCCGTGTATGAAAACGGCTGCCTTTGTTCCCCGCCTCCACTATCCTGGGAAGAGGGCCCGGGCCTGAATTGTTCCAGAAGCTCCTGAACAGATGCGAGAACCCCGCTGAATTGAGAGAGATGCCCCTGGAGATCATTGAGATTCATTTTTTTAAGCATTGACAATAAATCCTGGGCAGTCTTTTTTTCACCGCCAGTTTCTTCCTCTTCTGTATCTGCATCATCTCCAGCTTCATTGCTCTCTTGCTCTTCTTCCCGTTGTTCATCCTCATCTGTTTTGTAGGTCTCCCAGATATCGTCTTCTTCACCAAACAGTGCCCATTCCTCATACAGGTCCTGGAGGCTTTTTTCTCCAGCTTTCACATCTCTTAATACGTAAGGATGATTCTTGACGAACAGCTTAAATTTCTTAATGTCCGGATGGAGTGACTTGCCCACTTTATACCACCTCTTAGTCAAAAAACCAGTATATTCATACTACATCATACCGGTTCTCAGCATATAGGTGCGCCCAAATTAACGGGGAACCAGGAAATTCTGGGTGTAAAAATCCTGATATACGCCGACACCAAGATGTGTGAACTCCTCATTGAGGAGGTTTACCCGGTGGCCCTCACTATTCAGCCAGCCTTCAACAGCTGCAAGTCCATCTACATAACCAGCTGCAATATTTTCGGCTGCCGTCCAGAAATTTACTTCACCAGCTTCAAGCCTGTGCTGTAACTCACCATAATTAGGTGAAGTATGGGAGAAATATTCGTCCTCGAACATATCTTTACTGTGGAGATAAGCTACATAGGCTGTGTCGTCCTCCCATTCAAGCTCAGTCAGGCCATGCCGCTCCCGGATTTTATTTGTTGCATCAAAAATCTGCCTTGCCTGCCCCTCCTGAACTTGTGCCCACTCATCATCAGACAACTCGTCAGGCAAAGGCAGTTCCCCCCTGTAAACAATAGAATATGGCCGGTGAAGCAGCAATGTTTCCTGATCCATATATCTGACTGCAGAAATAGTTCTTTCAAAATCATCAACATAAAGCTGCATCCAGACACCATCCAGTTCTGCAAGCGGTCTCACTTCTAAATCCTCAGCAGAAAGCTCAAACTGGTATGAAGTAAATGCTCCACTCAATGATACTGTTTCATCGAATGTAAATTCCTCTTCAGCGATGTCTGCCGTATCCCCGACGTTCAGAAATTCTGTCTCAGCTTCTGGATCATTTGTAAAAACAGTGACTATCTTTCCTTCCTTTACACCTACCTGAAGATAAGGAGTGTCACTGTATATCCACCAGTCATAGCCATACTGTGACAGGTCTACTCTGTCTGGTTTACCGTACAATTCTATTACTTCGCTGCTGTCCTCTCCAACGAGGGTATGCAGCATAACAGGATCAGCGGAACTATCCTCATTTTCCGGTGATTCAACCTGTTCTGACTCCGTCTCCGTGTTATTTCGCTCTTCCCTTAGTTCTTCATTGTTCTCCTCAAGGACCAGCTCAGCATTATTAACGGGTTCTGGTTCTGCCTCTTCATTCCCGTTCTCTGTTTGTTCAGTTTCATATTCATTTTCGTCCTGAGCCTGTCCCGGCGTATTTTCATTTTCGTTATTTTCTATTAATACAATATCAAGCCTGTCAAGCTGTTCTTCTATCGAGCCGTTGTTTATGTATACAAAGAAGGCGTAGACTGCTGTAATCATAACAAGTAAGTAAATAACTGCTCTCATATGTTTCCCCTTCCGTTTCTTTCTTTATTATATTCGAGTATATGTTTATAAGTTCCTTCAGGCTTTTCCGTTAAATGAATCAATTGCATAATTCAAGATTTTCATCATTAATAAAAACATTATCTTAAAATGGTACTTTGTTGTTCGATTTACGCTCCAGACGGACGCGTTTTGCGGGCACGGCTTCAACTTTTTGACGGCTGAACGCCGTCCAAAATGGATTTTCAGCTCGCGCTGTTCCCGCCGGAGTCGCCGTCTTACGCTGCAATCGAAAAGCAATGTCCGCTTTTTTTATGCAAAGTCTATATGTGAAGTTTATTCAAATATATAAATAAACGAAACGGCCCGCTCTTCTCCTGAAAGAGGGGCCGTTTTTGCATCCTCTGTTTTTTAAAGTGGATATTTCTTCTGGTTAATGGTGATACTTAGGCTCCTCCGATATCTCGGAGAGGGCATAACCAGCTTCGTCTTCGGTGGACGTATGCACAGCAAGATCACCTAAGGAACACATTCCTTCCAGCTTCCTATCCTTAACAACCGGAAGCCTTCGCACCTGCTCCTCCGCCATTAATTTCGCCGCTTCATCAACTGAAGTATCCGGACTGGCTGTAAGAATCTCTTCTGTCATTATTTCAGAGACCTGTGTTGAATTAGGTTTCTTTTCTGCTACAGCTCTCAGAACAATATCCCTGTCAGTCACCATCCCTACGACTTTATCGTCCTTACAAACAGGAATTGCACCTACACCATCATTTTTCATTTTAACTGCCGCTTCATATAAATTATCATCAGGTCCACAATAATTCACCTGTCTGGTCATAACATCCTCTAATTTTTTCATAAATGTCCCTCCTCGTCAAAAGGTTTTGAAAAAGAACTTTTGAAATTGTTTTATCATCATACCTTAGTGAACTGTACATTTATAAATACCACGAAAATAACACACTAAACATATTTCGTTGCATCCCGGAGAATTTCGTAATATCATAAGAAAGAGACAAAATGCTTGAGCAGGAGGTATAACAAATGAAATTTGAAAACACAGGACTTGAGGGGCTTGTTATTGAATACCAGGCACTGGAAGATATAATGGAAAGTGCAGGATTCCATTCCGCCTATGATTACGAGAGAATTACCTTCGATTATAAAATGGAAGTCCAGGATGAGGAAGTTTACTATCTTCGCGTACAGGGTTATGCAGTGGAAGGTGAAATCCCCGCTCTTCATTCTAAAGTAAAATTGTTGACTGTTCTCTTAGGAAAACATTATTACCCGCACGGAATAGAGTATGATGAAGTCTTCCCGAAAAATGTTGTGGACAGAAGCAACAAAAAGCTTAAAGCGATTACAGAAAAAGTGAAAGCTGAAGCTATCGCTTAACGGTTGTACATAAGTCCGAATGCTTTCGATTCAATCATTTTTAAGATAAAATGATAATCGGAAGCTTTTTTTCGCCCTGAAGCCCCCACAAGGATTAATTACATACTAAAGCAGGAATTCTTACAGTTCTTTAAAGAGAAGATTTATTTCTCCCCCACTATGATTACTTACATTTTCATAATATAATGTATATACGGACCATCTTTGGAAAGGAGCGTTAAATTGACATCTCACACAGTTAAAAAGTATTCCACAATTGTAATTGGGCTAATTATTCTGGCCCTTGTTATATACTTTGTTCTTCCGGTTTCTGTACCTATTATTGTAGCGCTCATAACTGCTCTTTTCCTGGCTCCAGCTGTAACTGCTATTGTTGAAAGAGCCAAGTTGAGCAGAAGTTTAGCAGTTTTTATTGTATTTATCCTGTTTCTGCTCCTGTTATCGTTTACAGGATATTTTTTACTGACCAGAGCGATGACCCAGCTGAATCAGTTTGTTGAGAACATTCCATATACAATTAATGAAATCAACCTCGCATGGAACACTTTTCTGCAGAATTTAAGGGTTCAGTTTGATCAATACTCTCCTGAAATTGTTGATGATATCGATAACGTAGTTACTACCATGCTGTTCGATTTACGGAATAACCTTCAAAATCTTGATATTATCGGGGCTGTAACCAATATTTTGATGAGTATTCCGGCATACTTAATTTCTTTTCTTGTATATTTAATTTCTCTTTACTTATTCCTTCTTGAGCTGCCAAGACTGAAAACAAAAGTTCTTGGGTATATGACAGAGAAAACAGCTGAAAAGGTTAAGTTTATGTCTTCCCGCCTTTCTTATGTGATCTTTGGGTTTTTTAAAGCTCAGTTTCTCGTAAGTATCATCATCTTTGTCGTTTCATTAATAGGCCTGTTATTTATCGCACCGGAAGTAGCAGTTATTATGTCTATAATTATCTGGGTTATTGATTTTATCCCAATTATTGGCTCTATAGCTGTTCTTGCTCCATGGGCTGGCTATCATATTATCGCAGGCAACACTGCTCTGGCCATCCAGCTTCTGATACTGGCGGCAGTTTTACTTACTATCAGGCGTACAGTTGAACCGAAAGTAATGGGACATCACATAGGGTTGTCACCATTAGCAACTCTGATTTCCTTATATTTAGGGCTCCAGCTTCTCGGAATCCTTGGCTTCATATTAGGACCGCTCATTGTAATATTATTTACAAGCGCCAGAGAAGCAGGGATCATAAAACTGAATTGGAAGTTTTAAAGACAAATAAAGGGAACACATGGCAGTGCCTGTGTTCCCTTCTTTATGCCCTCAAAAGGCAAAACATCTTTGATAGGAGCAGTATTAAAAAAATCCTCTGAGGAGCTTTAAAGCAGCCTCAGAGGATTTTCTGTTTCGTTTGTTGGCTTTATAAGTTACCGATTACCACTTTGTGATTCCAAGCAGCAGCATTAATGCCGCAACTGAAGGAATGGCAACTACTACTGCAGACCAAATCATCGCATTTGGCCATGCACTGCCACGGTCATTTAAATGCATGAAGATATAGAGCTGGAGCACAACCTGAATTACTGCCAGCATAAAGATAAACGGAATGGCAAAGGTTGCGGGAATCGCATCACTTGCAATCGAAATAAAAGAGATGGAAGTCAGGAAAAGCGCAAGAACAAAACCAATGATTTGAGTCTTAACTTCTTTTCTCAACTTTCGCTTCGTATTCTTTGAAGGTTCTCCGGTTAACGGAGCACTTGGATCCATACCATGATCTGCCATTTTATTACCCTCCTATTCCCATGAGATAAACGACTGTGAAGATGAATACCCAAACTACATCAATGAAGTGCCAGTACAATGTAGCTGTATAGAACTTCGGCGCGTTTGTAAGTGTAAGACCAGTCTTAGCGTAACGGATAAGCAGTACGATAATCCAGCCAATACCAAAGGTTACGTGGGCACCGTGTGTACCTACAAGAGTGTAGAATGCGGAACTAAATGCGCTCGTTGTAAAGCCTAATTCGTAGTTTACTGTGTAATCCCAGAATTCATAAATCTCGAACCCAAGGAACCCGAGCCCTAATAGTACTGTTACCCACATCCATGCGAGCAAACCTTTATAATTACCTCTCTTCATAGAGATAATCGCAAATACTGACGTTAAACTACTTGTTAAAAGCAGCATAGTCATGATAAACACGAGGTCCAGGTGGAAAAGGTCCGATGGTCCGGGACCGCCTGCAGTGCTGTTTCTCAGACCTAAATAAGTTCCAAATAAGCTGGCAAACAGGACAACCTCTCCCCCGAGGAAGAACCAGAAACCCATGTATTTATTTTTTCCTTCAAGGGTCGCCTTCTCAGGGTTTGGAGGTAAGCTGTGCTGTTCAACGGTATGATTTGCTGCCATTGTTTACTTACCTCCTTTATCTTTTGTAATTTCTTCAACAGGAATATGGTATCCGTGGTCTTCTTTCACAGACCTCACGAACATTGAGCCAAATACGATTACAAGACCTAAGATTGCCACAATCCACGTTTGATATACAAGACCCAGACACCCAACAAACAAACCGAGCGAAATAAAGATAGGCAGGATTGAACCATTAGGCATGTGAATATCACCCAGAGGCTCTGCCGCTTTAATTTTCCCGTCACCCTGATATTTTTCATACCAAAGTGCATCGTAATCACGAACTAATGGAGTCTGTGCAAAGTTATATTCCGGAGTCGGTGACGGAATCGTCCACTCAAGAGTACGGCCGTCCCAAGGGTCTCCAGTCGTTTCTTTATTCTTTCTTGATACGAAGATATTAATAATGAACAGCAGGAAACCAGCTGCCATAAAGATAGCTCCTGATGAACTGACAAGGTTCATGCCGTCCCAACCCTGTCCTGGAAGATATGATGCCACACGACGAGGCATTCCGTATAATCCCAGGAAATGCTGAATAAAGAACGTTAAATGGAACCCAATCAGGAATAAAATAATGAAAGCTTTTCCTAATTTTTCATTCAATGTATAGCCAAACATTCTAGGCCACCAATAGAAGGCTCCTCCAAATAATCCTAAAACAGTGGCACCTACAATAACGTAGTGGAAGTGTGCTACTACGAAATAAGTATCGTGGAACTGGTAGTCAGCTGCACTTACAGCAAGCATAACCCCGGTTACCCCACCCATTACGAATGTAGGAATAAACATAGCTGCACACAGCATGGCGGTAGTCATCTTTATGCGGCCGCCCCACATGGTGAGAAGCCAGTTAAAGATTTTTATACCAGTAGGTACAGCAATCGCCATTGTAGCGATAGCGAAAACAGAGTTAGCAACAGGTCCTAGACCTACAGTAAACATGTGGTGAGCCCAAACCATGAATCCGTAGAAACCGATTAACATTGTCGCGAATACCATTGCTGTGTAACCGAAAATACGTTTCTTAGAAAACGTAGGAATTATTTCAGAGAATATTCCAAATGCCGGCAGTGCCAGAATGTAAACTTCCGGGTGACCGAATATCCAGAATAAATGCTGCCAGATAACAACATTACCGCCCATTTCAACCACGAAGAAATTGGATCCGAAAATACGATCGAGCATAAGCAGTAAATAACCTACAGTTAATGCAGGAAATGCAAACAGGATTAAGATAGATGCAACAAAAGTATTCCATGTAAATAATGGCATACGCATCATACTCATACCTGGTGCACGCATGTTAATAATTGTTACAAGGAAGTTAATACCCCCGATTAATGTTCCAAGACCACTAATCTGCAAACCAAGTACAAAGAAATCAAGACCAATTCCTGAATAATGACTTGCAAGCGGTACATAGGAAGTCCACCCGGCATCAGGCGCTCCGCCTAAAAACCAGCTTAAGTTTACAAATATTCCACCAAACAGGAACAGCCAGAAACCAAGTGAGTTCAAAAATGGGAATGCCACGTCCCTGGCCCCTATTTGCAGCGGAACAATGTAGTTCATAAATCCAAATAATAATGGCATAGCTGCCAGGAAAATCATAATCGTACCATGCATCGTTAATATTTCATTAAACGTTTGCGCTGGTATTAAGGACGAATTTGGAAACATTAGCTGAGCACGCATTAATAATGCCATCACTCCACCGATGGTGAAGAAAAATGCGCCTGCGGCTAAGTACATAATACCAATTTTTTTATGGTCGACTGTAGTCAGCCAATCCCATAACACGCTCTTCTTCTGAGCTTCCGCATATGACACGTCGTTTTACCCCCTTAACTGTTAAACCTTATTCTTCATCTAATACGCTTAGTCCATTTAGGTATTCAATTAGTGCGTCCATTTCTTCATCGGAAATCTGATCTTCAGGGAACGCTACATCCATTCCGTTTCCAGGCTTCACAGACTGGGAATCTCTGATGAATGCTCTAAGATTCTCGTTATCCTCGTCATACTCAAGGAATCCTGCAATTACTTCACGTTCGCCAAAGTTAGTTAAGTTAGGGCCGATATTTCCACCCTCATCTCCAACGGCGTGACACTGAATACAGCTTTGTTCAAATACTTCTCTTCCCTGAAGAGCAACTTCTCCAGCATCTTCCTGCATCTCGCCTGCATCTTCTGCAGCCATGTTAGATGCCCACGTATCAAAAGTATCAGGATCTACAGCGATAACACGGAAGTCCATAAGCCAGTGTGCTTCCCCGCAAAGCTCAGCACATTTACCAATGTAAACGCCTTCTTCAGGGGCTTCAAACCACATGTAGTTAGTAATACCAGGAACGTTATCCTGTTTACCTGCTAATGCCGGAACCCAGAAGGAATGGATTACATCACTTGCTTCAAGGTTAATATTGATTCTTGTGTTTGTAGGAATATACATGTCCTGACCAGCTACAATGCCATACTCAGGATATTCAAATTCCCACCAGAACTGATGAGCTGTTACTTCTACTTCAAGTGAATCATCTGTTGGTTCAACATCTGCTAATGTAAAGGTAGTCATTACGTTAGGTACGGCAAGCGCCAGAAGCAATAGAATTGGTATAACTGTCCAAACTATTTCCAGTGTTCTGTTACCGTGGACTTGCTTAGGAATATGTGTATCACCAGGCCGCTCACGGAAGCGGATAAGTACAAACACATAAATAGCGAAGACAACAACCATCACAAAGATCATGATATACAAACTTAACATTATTAATGAGTATTGCTCTTCTGCCACCGGACCACGCGGGTCAAGCGCAGACAAGTTTTGTTGTCCACAACCAGCCATCAGCAAGATGAAAGATAATGGAAGTAATCGCCACAAATACTTCATCTCGTCACAAACCCCTCTTTCTGTCTTTAAGTTAATAATAATTCATATTCAAAAAAGGATATTTCCTTAGAACATGTGTACGATAATCATAAGTACAAACAGTATAGTTAAGTAATTCAAGGAATACACAAACATCTGGTTAGCCCATTTCAAATCATCTTTGTATTTATAGCCAGCTATTCCAAGGGCCAGCCAGCCAATCCCGAGCAGAGATGCGATAACAGTGTACACAACCCCAAAATGTGCAACTGTAAGGGAAACAGGGATCAGAGCAGCTATATACCAGACAATCTGGCGTTTAGTGATATCGAACCCAGCCACCACCGGAAGCATTGGAATTCCTGCTCGTTTATACTCATCAGCCCGCTTCATTGCCAGTGCAAGAAAATGCGGCGGCTGCCAGATAAACATGATTAAAAACAGCGACCATGCTATTGGGCTTAAGCCCGGATCAATCGCTGCCCAGCCGATAAGAGGCGGTACTGCACCCGCAAAACTTCCAACTATAGTATTCAGCGTTGTTGTCCGTTTTGTCCACATGGAATATAAAACCACATAAATAACAAGACCAGCAACACCAATTACAGCAGCCATCAATGATGCCATCGCCAGAAGTATTGTTCCAGCGGCTGATATTGCAAGCCCGTATGTGAAAACCTGTCTTCCTGATAATTCCCCGCTTACGGATGGTCTTTCTTTCGTACGTTCCATTAAATGGTCTATATCTCTGTCAATGTAATTATTTAAAGCGCATCCCCCAGCTAAAATAAAAGCAGACCCCAATAAAGCAAATAAGGCATTAAGCGGATCGCTGCCTATTGTAGTACCTGTATAGTAAGCAGCTAAAAACAACCCGGTGAAAGTAGTAATGAGATTTGACATTACAATTCCCGTTTTGGAAATAGCCAGGTACGATTTCCATGTGACTTTCCCTGCCTCATTCCCAATCAATCCATTACTTTCCACAGCCTCATTTGATGTCAGTGCACTTGATTTATTCATTCGTTTCACCCCCCCTTTAAACTAATTATAATCTAAGCATGATTATAAATATAAGTCTAATAAAGTGCATTGTCACTTTATTATCTCCATGGTAAAAAACGGACGGTAACATAATAGCGTTTCCTGCCCACAAATTCATGGGAGAAAATTATTTCCTGAAAATAAAAATAGTCCGTTTGCATCTGTGCCAATGACTCCTAATCACATTATATGACATCATTCTGTGATTTTCATCACTTAATAAGGATTACATATAACTTCCACAAGGACACAATTTTCATTTTAACATAATCACTATATTAATATTAATAATCTTTTCAAGAAAAATAAAGGTAAATGTCATAATTTCTTGCTTTTCTTTTCTGGACAAGATTATCTCAGAATTGTATGAGTTTTTTGAATTTTATATAGCGTACAGGATGAGGGGCTCTGTGGGGTGATTCTGACGCCGGAGCCTGTGCGGCCCTCTGAAAATGAAGATGCTAATTAAGCATTTTATGATTATTTTGATGCTTTGTTATGTATGAAAAAATGTATGCAAAATCCCTAAAAAATACTGGAACAAATTTACCGGAAATAGGTCAGTATCACTATATTAGCTTTACTGTGAACTAACAACAGGTCCTTTAAATATATCCCAGAACGGCCAGGTACAAAATCTGGTACACAGATAAAAAGGGGAGCTGCCTTATAGGCGCCCCCCCCTTCTGGATTTTTATTCTTCAAGGAAAGACCTGAGCATCCAGTTATGCTTTTCAACAGACTGCCTAACCGCGATTAACATATCAGCAGTTGCTTCGTCACCCATTTCCTCTAATTTTTCAATATCGCTATTTAGTTCCTCGCTTAACTGTGTAAAGTCATCTGATAGTGCTTTCACCATATCTTTTGAAGCTCTTTCCCCCTGAGCTTCCTTGATGGTTGCTATTTCGAGAAACTCTCTCATAGATGCAACCGGTTCTCCCTGAAGTGTCAACAGCCGTTCAGCGAGTTCGTCAATATGGCCTGCTGCTTCGTTGTAAAGTTCTTCAAATTTCTCATGAAGTTTAAAGAAATTAACACCTTTTACATACCAGTGATAGTTATGTAGCTTAACGAACAGCACGTTCCAGTTAGCTACCTGCCTGTTTAGAATTTCAGTTGTTTTTTCGTTTGCCATTTTTGATCAACTCCCATTTTGTTTGTCAGTAATTTTTATTCCCCAAAAAGGCTGCCGGAAAACAACCTTTCCATAAGTATAACGAAAAAGTTGCTGCTTATTCAAATGATTGGTGCTTTGAGGAAATGCAGACAGAGGAAAGTTGACTTATTGGCTAAAAAGGGAAGTTATTGGCGAAATTAAGATGTTTATTGGCGAAAATTGAATTTTATTGGCGGAATCACCATGTTTATTGGCGGATCGCCTATAAACATGCACCAGCGGACAGTTTAACAAAAAAATAAGGGGAAGCAGATGCTTCCCCTCCACGTGCACTTTATTCAAATTCCACAAGCAGGTCTCCTGCCTGGATGGCCTCACCGTTTGAAACATAAAGCTGTTTAATTGTTCCGTCTTCTGCAGCCTGGACTGTTGTTTCCATTTTCATGGACTCTGTAATGATCAGATGATCGCCTTTTTTCACTTTGTCGCCTTTTTCAGCAAGTGTTTTTACTACTGTGCCAGGCATTGTAGCTCCGATATGCTTCGGATTGTTTTTATCCGCTTTCACTTTCTGGGCTACGAGTGATTCTACATTTTCATCCTTAACAACTATTTCCCTCTGCTGACCATTAAGTTCAAAGTAAATCACTCTCGTTCCATCTTTCTGAGGCTCACCTACAGAAACAAGCTTAACAATCAATGTCTTCCCTTGTTCTATCTCAATATTGATTTCTTCCCCGAGACGGAGCCCGTAAAAGAAAGTCGGGGTATCGAGCACAGATACATCGCCAAACTGCTCTGTAAATTGTTCATTATCAAGATAGACTTTAGGATATAAGGCATAGGAAATAAGGTCATGGCTTGTTACCTGACGCCCCAGCTTGTGATAAAGTTCTTCCCTGATCTGGTCAAAGTCCACCGGTTCTAAATGCTCACCCGGCCTGTCTGTGATCGCTTCTCTCCCTTTGAGTACAATTTCCTGCAGCTCTTCCGGGAAGCCTTTATACGGCTGCCCAATATACCCCTGGAAGAATTCAATAACTGAATCAGGAAAATCAAGGCTTCTTCCTTTTTCATAAACTGTATCTTCATTAAGATCATTCTGCACCATGAAGAGTGCCATATCGCCCACAACTTTTGAAGATGGGGTAACTTTCACGATATCCCCAAACAAATGGTTAACCTTCTGGTACATAGATTTTACTTCATCCCAACGGTCACCAAGCCCTACTGCTTTCGCCTGCTGCTGTAGGTTACTGTATTGTCCTCCAGGCATCTCATGGAAATAAATTTCAGAATGTGGGGCGTTCATACCGCTTTCGAAGTCCTGATAATATTTCCTGGTGTCTTCCCAGTAGCTGTTCAGCTGTTCTGTTTTGGCAATATCCAGTTTCGGCTGGCGCTCATGGCCTTTTAATGCATGATACAGAGAATTCATGCTTGGCTGGCTCGTGAGCCCTGACATGGAGCTGATTGCAGTATCAAGTATATCCACTCCTGCATCCACAGCACGGGCATATGTGTATATACCATTGCCGCTTGTGTCATGAGTGTGCAGATGGATAGGGATATTTACCGTCTCTTTTAAAGCAGAGATAAGTTCGTATGCAGCCTGTGGCTTTAAGAGGCCTGCCATGTCTTTAATACCGAGTATGTGAGCCCCTGCTGCTTCGAGCTCTTTTGCCATCTTTAAATAGTAGTTCAAGTCATATTTATCTCTGCTGCTGTCGAGGATATCTCCTGTGTAACAAATGCTCGCTTCAGCTATTTTCCCTGATTTTCTTACTGCTTCAATGGCCGGGACCATTCCTTTTACCCAGTTGAGGCTGTCAAAGACCCGGAACACATCGATACCGCCCTCGGCAGACTTTTCAACAAACTCTTCTATTAAGTTATCCGGGTAATTCTTGTACCCAACTGCATTTGATGCGCGGAGAAGCATCTGGAATAATACATTCGGTGCTTTCTGTCTCAGCTGAATAAGTCTGTCCCATGGATTTTCCTGGAGAAAACGCATGGAAACATCGAAGGTTGCCCCGCCCCACATCTCCATGGAGAACAAGTCCGGAAGCAGCCTTGCAGTCGGTTCGGCAATTTCTGTCAGGTCTGTAGTACGCACACGTGTGGCGAGAAGCGACTGATGAGCATCCCGGAAAGTAGTATCTGTAAGAAGCACTTCTTTCTGTTCTTTCACCCAGCCTGCAAGTCCGTCAGCACCACGCTGGTCCAGTATTTGCTTAGTCCCTGCCGGCATTTCCTCAAAGTAATCCACTTGAGGAACC
Protein-coding regions in this window:
- a CDS encoding YlbE-like family protein, with the protein product MRSDVLQYIRSKPELHKYLRYKPYWYRKLGRDPGLISVMEKEAKYFFGKTFPQRMDRLNNNMNMAMMFLEMMRGFAAPK
- a CDS encoding YlbD family protein, with the protein product MGKSLHPDIKKFKLFVKNHPYVLRDVKAGEKSLQDLYEEWALFGEEDDIWETYKTDEDEQREEEQESNEAGDDADTEEEETGGEKKTAQDLLSMLKKMNLNDLQGHLSQFSGVLASVQELLEQFRPGPSSQDSGGGEQRQPFSYTDD
- a CDS encoding CAP domain-containing protein: MRAVIYLLVMITAVYAFFVYINNGSIEEQLDRLDIVLIENNENENTPGQAQDENEYETEQTENGNEEAEPEPVNNAELVLEENNEELREERNNTETESEQVESPENEDSSADPVMLHTLVGEDSSEVIELYGKPDRVDLSQYGYDWWIYSDTPYLQVGVKEGKIVTVFTNDPEAETEFLNVGDTADIAEEEFTFDETVSLSGAFTSYQFELSAEDLEVRPLAELDGVWMQLYVDDFERTISAVRYMDQETLLLHRPYSIVYRGELPLPDELSDDEWAQVQEGQARQIFDATNKIRERHGLTELEWEDDTAYVAYLHSKDMFEDEYFSHTSPNYGELQHRLEAGEVNFWTAAENIAAGYVDGLAAVEGWLNSEGHRVNLLNEEFTHLGVGVYQDFYTQNFLVPR
- a CDS encoding CBS domain-containing protein, yielding MKKLEDVMTRQVNYCGPDDNLYEAAVKMKNDGVGAIPVCKDDKVVGMVTDRDIVLRAVAEKKPNSTQVSEIMTEEILTASPDTSVDEAAKLMAEEQVRRLPVVKDRKLEGMCSLGDLAVHTSTEDEAGYALSEISEEPKYHH
- a CDS encoding YugN family protein — encoded protein: MKFENTGLEGLVIEYQALEDIMESAGFHSAYDYERITFDYKMEVQDEEVYYLRVQGYAVEGEIPALHSKVKLLTVLLGKHYYPHGIEYDEVFPKNVVDRSNKKLKAITEKVKAEAIA
- the ytvI gene encoding sporulation integral membrane protein YtvI gives rise to the protein MTSHTVKKYSTIVIGLIILALVIYFVLPVSVPIIVALITALFLAPAVTAIVERAKLSRSLAVFIVFILFLLLLSFTGYFLLTRAMTQLNQFVENIPYTINEINLAWNTFLQNLRVQFDQYSPEIVDDIDNVVTTMLFDLRNNLQNLDIIGAVTNILMSIPAYLISFLVYLISLYLFLLELPRLKTKVLGYMTEKTAEKVKFMSSRLSYVIFGFFKAQFLVSIIIFVVSLIGLLFIAPEVAVIMSIIIWVIDFIPIIGSIAVLAPWAGYHIIAGNTALAIQLLILAAVLLTIRRTVEPKVMGHHIGLSPLATLISLYLGLQLLGILGFILGPLIVILFTSAREAGIIKLNWKF
- a CDS encoding cytochrome C oxidase subunit IV family protein; its protein translation is MADHGMDPSAPLTGEPSKNTKRKLRKEVKTQIIGFVLALFLTSISFISIASDAIPATFAIPFIFMLAVIQVVLQLYIFMHLNDRGSAWPNAMIWSAVVVAIPSVAALMLLLGITKW
- a CDS encoding cytochrome (ubi)quinol oxidase subunit III; protein product: MAANHTVEQHSLPPNPEKATLEGKNKYMGFWFFLGGEVVLFASLFGTYLGLRNSTAGGPGPSDLFHLDLVFIMTMLLLTSSLTSVFAIISMKRGNYKGLLAWMWVTVLLGLGFLGFEIYEFWDYTVNYELGFTTSAFSSAFYTLVGTHGAHVTFGIGWIIVLLIRYAKTGLTLTNAPKFYTATLYWHFIDVVWVFIFTVVYLMGIGG
- the ctaD gene encoding cytochrome c oxidase subunit I yields the protein MSYAEAQKKSVLWDWLTTVDHKKIGIMYLAAGAFFFTIGGVMALLMRAQLMFPNSSLIPAQTFNEILTMHGTIMIFLAAMPLLFGFMNYIVPLQIGARDVAFPFLNSLGFWLFLFGGIFVNLSWFLGGAPDAGWTSYVPLASHYSGIGLDFFVLGLQISGLGTLIGGINFLVTIINMRAPGMSMMRMPLFTWNTFVASILILFAFPALTVGYLLLMLDRIFGSNFFVVEMGGNVVIWQHLFWIFGHPEVYILALPAFGIFSEIIPTFSKKRIFGYTAMVFATMLIGFYGFMVWAHHMFTVGLGPVANSVFAIATMAIAVPTGIKIFNWLLTMWGGRIKMTTAMLCAAMFIPTFVMGGVTGVMLAVSAADYQFHDTYFVVAHFHYVIVGATVLGLFGGAFYWWPRMFGYTLNEKLGKAFIILFLIGFHLTFFIQHFLGLYGMPRRVASYLPGQGWDGMNLVSSSGAIFMAAGFLLFIINIFVSRKNKETTGDPWDGRTLEWTIPSPTPEYNFAQTPLVRDYDALWYEKYQGDGKIKAAEPLGDIHMPNGSILPIFISLGLFVGCLGLVYQTWIVAILGLVIVFGSMFVRSVKEDHGYHIPVEEITKDKGGK